Genomic segment of Coffea arabica cultivar ET-39 chromosome 1e, Coffea Arabica ET-39 HiFi, whole genome shotgun sequence:
aaatgactgactgaatgaaatgatcactgttggagttttattttcaaatgtttTCACATGTCGGAGGAATAAGGGAGAAATGGTCGGCGACTGAATGACtaaatgaatggctccaagtgagcacgtatccttccaatgattgaatgaCTGTTTATTATTGTGCAAAGTATGCAAATTATTAAATGTAATATTTCCATGTTTTATCTACCCGAttgcttgtttgggaacctcactgggtttttaactcattcttttagttttgttttccttacaggagtggaGGTCGGAGCAAGTAAGCGTAAAATAGTGTGTATAATATTcatgtacttgtacttttataGATGAAATGTATTTGAAATCTTTGGTAATGAACCCCTATGTTTCACTTTTGGGttgtaaattaagttggaattcTTGGATGAATGGCTCGGTTTATATTAATCTAGAGGCGTGAAAGACTATTTCAAGAATGTaaatgagtgagtcctgacgaaagTTGAGCAGGCGTTCCGTCAAACCCTTGGGTATGCCCTAGGAggagatggggtcgtcacataaaCCGTTGTCAAGATTATTTCCTTGATTCGATTTtgataattaattttttctttaatttgtatTACTGcatttttaattataatttcAAAGAAATTCTACAACTTTCCCCCCTAATATTCATTGCATTTCTCTGTGAGTAATAAATCTACCAGTTCCCTGAGAAAACAACCCTATTTATCACTATACTCATTGACTTTTGGGGAGTAGGTAGTTATATTTAATAAATCTTGATGGTTTGACACCCATCATCTTCACTCTATCACTTGGCTGTTCTTGTGAGCAAGCCATCTCAGAGgcaacttcttcttcttccaattGAAAGTTTCGATTCCCTAATTTTGCGAGGTGAGCTCTGCTTTATTTCTAcattttggtgattttgttctTATAATGAGAGGCCTAATGAGTCCAGAATGCTTGTTCAAATCGTTGCAATAGTTCATCGAAAGATATTAAAAATTTTAGAGATATTTTATAGGTTTCAACTTTTGTGATATAGGAGCCAATATTAGACTTGCTATGGGCCTAAAGACGTTAAATAGGTGACTCTAAGATCAAATTCGAATCACAAACTCCgttctttcttcatttttcctctaaGATTTGAATTCTtcttttgggggaaaaaaaaggaaaaagaaaaaataagaatcGTAAAACGTGTCCTCCCACCACTTCTGGAGCGCGTTGCCGCTTAAAGTAACCAAAGAATCCAACGAAAACACAAACACCCTTATCAAATTGTAGCAAAAGCAAATTTGGAATGTAATCTCAAACCTCCTGTGTCAGGCACTTGACGGCGCACTTAGAAAAGCTAAATTTCGTTATACATCCCTAAGGTTTTATGATGTCAGTTTGCCCCTATAGTTTGGTTACGAGGCAAAATTTTCCCATTTACCTTTTGTAGTTGAATACTTCCtctttaaaaagaaataaaaagcatATACTAATATAATATTGTGCATTAATATCGATTGAGGAAACTTTTATTAGTACTAtgttttgataaataaaaatgctATAACGTATTACAATTTCTATaaatttgagtttttatttttatcgatagttttttaatcaaaacctaataattgaatgaaatataataaaaaatcaactaaaccaaAACTTCCTGGTACACAAAATTAAGCTTTACTACGTCTCAGAGATTGCAAATATGGCAAGGATGGTGGCAGTGGCAATGTGATAGTAATTTGGTAGTAATAGGGCAATGGTTTCGAGacgatttttttgtttttttttttttgcagattctTCAATTCAATTAGATAGTTACTCATTTTCTATATGACCTATAGGGTTAGAAATTACTGGATAATCTAAATAAAAGTGGCATGAGTTAGAATTTTGATTGACGAGACATATAAGTTCAATTTAAAAATAACTATATTCCATTCATGCACTTAGAGTTCTTTATCGAATTCAATTAGTCAAGTAGCTAAGATTGAGCATTTAAATTAGTTACAATAAATCATAATTAAATACCTCAAtcttttaatatttatattggTTAGATAAAACTATCCTTAAATAAAATTGGTCTACACCACATTTCTCAGGTTAATAAATTTGTTATCCTAATTCACAATTGTGTCAATAGAACCATCATAATAATACTCACACTATTTTTACTCAGTGAGCATTTTTTGCCAGCACTAAAGACCTATAATTCAAAGCTTAACAAGGACGCTTAATTGTTTATTATTGAGAATTAGGAGGCAAAATTAAATTACTCTGAAACTTCAGGTGCCATTGTGAAAATTAACCCTCGGTGCTCAGAAAAGTATTTCTCATTTCATTATTCCTTCGCCTTCCACTTTCCCCATCCCCGCTTCTCCGTCCTCACCACCCAAAAtaatttcattcatttctcgGCCAGGAAAAGCACTTTAGATGACGACGTCTTTTGCAGCAGCGAACACCGCAACGGCGGCGGCGGCAGGGGCTTTTGCCAGTAGCAGTGACGCCAAGCTTCAAATTCACAGCTTTAATGGCTTAAAAAGCACCGGAACTCCTCCGGCTCTCTCCTCCAATTCGCTTCTCCTCAGCAAACGGTTTGGTGTTTTTCACTCCGTCTCcgcttctccttcttcttcttcttcagctcCTTCTTCGATCGTTCGAGCCGTTTCCACAGTACGGATTCTCATTTCCACATgaattcttttatttgtttctttagTTTTGTTGTTCGTTTCTTTTTAATACTATATGAATCTAGCTTAGTTGAATGCAATTACTACTTTTTAATTGTCTAAACACTTTAATTAGGCTCCATGCTTTATTATTTAATTCAAAATGCTGTCATAGCTGTTTATATTTAGTTTATGATATTCAAAATGGTGTCGCATCCTTTTGGAAGACTAGTATGTTCCATAAGTGTACGAGCTGCATATGTatgtttttatttaatttttttgatattggtggaaaattttgaaataaaattttttaatgaattAAAGGTGCTAATTATGTTGGCTTCCGTTCGATGGTCGCATTGCTTCAAATCTTGTTGTTCTGCTTACTTCAGTTGATATTTCCAGATGATAAGGagattttgtattaattttgttttcctttgatATCATTCTGAATTAGCTAAAGAATACTGGGTAGAAATTGATGCAGATGAAGCTAATAGAGCCGTTCAAGCTTGGttctctctttcctttctttttattttgtagATATATATTTTGGATGCCAAACTCATTTAAGCTTTTATCCAATCCCTAGCTTGTACTATTTGGATATAAACTTCAAAGCTAATTGAGCCAAGTTGAGTTTGATTGAAAATTGATAAGTTAATGGACGTTGTATCTTGTTCATGCTTCTTTTTGTCTAGTTCGCAAGCCAATCTTTCATGAGCTTGTCAAGCCATGATTGATTTGATTGTGCTAATTAGGGCTTATAATAAATTGGGATTTTTATATTAGTTTTGAGATGATAAATTATAGACATGATGCTTGACTAATCTCACCATGTTGTTGTGATGTATTTGCAGCCTGTGAAACCAGAGACATCTAAGGAGACTAAGCGAAGTAAAGTTGAAATAATCAAAGAACATAGTAACTATATAAGGTACCCTTTGAATGAAGAGTTAGAGACAGATGCTCCAAACATAAATGAGTCCGCTACGCAATTAATTAAGTTCCATGGAAGTTATCAGCAATACAACAGAGACGAACGTGGTACAAGGTCTTACTCATTCATGCTTCGTACAAAGAATCCTTGTGGAAAGGTTTCGAATAGACTTTACCTTGTCATGGATGATCTTGCTGATGAGTTTGGCATTGGAACACTTCGCCTAACAACCAGGCAAACATTTCAGCTCCATGGTGTATTGAAGAAAGATCTAAAGACAGTGATGAGTATGATTATCAATAACATGGGTTCAACTCTTGGAGCATGTGGTGATCTGAACAGAAATGTTCTAGCTCCAGCCGCTCCATATGTTAGGAAAGATTATATGTTTGCACAGGAAACTGCAGAAAACATTGCTGCATTGTTAACTCCTCAGTCGGGATTTTACTATGATATGTGGGTTGACGGGGAGAGGTTTATGTCTGCCGAACCTCCTGAAGTTGTGAAGGCTCGCAATGATAATTCCCATGGGACAAACTTTCCTGATTCACCTGAGCCTATTTATGGAACTCAGTTCTTGCCAAGGAAGTTCAAAATTGCAGTTACTGTGCCAACTGATAACTCTGTTGATCTTTTTACCAATGACATTGGGGTTGTAGTTGTATCTGATGGTGATGGAGAACCTAAGGGTTTTAACATATATGTGAGCTTTCTTTCTAGCTTGGTAAAGCTTTAtcttattttgtttgtttcaatgaCAATACCTCATCTATGTCTTTGATTTCAGGTTGGTGGTGGAATGGGAAGGACGCACAGGGTGGAAGCCACTTTTCCTCGTCTTGCAGAACCCTTGGGGTATGTCCCAAAGGAGGATATCTTGTATGCTATCAAGGCTATTGTTGTTACACAAAGAGAACATGGGAGAAGAGATGACCGCAAGTATAGTAGGATGAAATACTTAATCAGTTCATGGGGGATCGAAAAGTTTAGAGCTGTTGTGGAGCAATATTATGGAAAGAAATTTGAAGCTATCTGTAATCTTCCAGAATGGGAATTTAAAAGTTATTTGGGATGGCACGAACAGGTAGATTATCTTGTTTCATACAAGTAGAGGGTGCGAATTTTGGCTCCCCCGCTCCCCCCAAAAAAGATTAGCTGTCTCTAAATCTGATTCATTTAACTTAAAATTGCATGTTAGATTTGTTTCATTCTTTAGCTAAAATTTATCCTTTTACTCTGCTGTTCTACAGCAGTATGTCCACATGCTACTTTTGTGCTGTACTGACTCATCTGCTTTTTTAGGGAGATGGTGCTTTATTTTGTGGTCTACATGTTGACAATGGTCGGGTCAAAGGAACAATGAAGACAATGCTAAGGGAAATTATTGAGAAATATAAATTGAATGTGCGCATTACACCTAACCAGAACATCATCTTGTGCGATATTAAGCATGCATGGAAGCGCCCCATCAGTACTGTTCTTGCACAGGGTGGCCTGCTGGTAAGGCTCTAAATAAAAGATTACTTCTACAAATGTTTAATAAACCTGCATTGTTTGATCATGACTTAACCTGCTTattaagctttgaagagaaacaaGCTAAAGCTCAAGTAAAGATTACCTTCCTTGGGTCATGAATCTGTGGACTTGGTGAGAATGAGTTATTTAGCATGTGTTTGGTGGAAGCTTCTGTCAAATATTTTGTTTCGCATGACTGCAATTGAACCAAGatgtttcatttttatttttaattttgtgcTTTAATACAAAATTTTATAGGGAAGCAGTTAGAATTCTTGGAACTGCAAGTTGTTTTTAAAGCTATCTAAGTGATAAGATTGATCCAAACTACTTATACAAGTACATGAATTGCTTGTCTATTAGAGCTGGTGTTGCATGTAAAAGTGGTGCGTGTGTATTCTATGTTGTGAAGGTATGTTATGTTGTTTGCAGAAACTTGAGTTTAGAGCAGGTGCAGGTAACTTTGAGCATAGGGTGCTTATATGGCATATTTTAATGCGCTTCTATGGTAATTCATTAAATATCTACCATTTCAGTTAGTTGCCTCTTCTTTTGGTTTTTGAGGCACAAACATCAAGTGATCAA
This window contains:
- the LOC113701739 gene encoding sulfite reductase 1 [ferredoxin], chloroplastic-like; protein product: MTTSFAAANTATAAAAGAFASSSDAKLQIHSFNGLKSTGTPPALSSNSLLLSKRFGVFHSVSASPSSSSSAPSSIVRAVSTPVKPETSKETKRSKVEIIKEHSNYIRYPLNEELETDAPNINESATQLIKFHGSYQQYNRDERGTRSYSFMLRTKNPCGKVSNRLYLVMDDLADEFGIGTLRLTTRQTFQLHGVLKKDLKTVMSMIINNMGSTLGACGDLNRNVLAPAAPYVRKDYMFAQETAENIAALLTPQSGFYYDMWVDGERFMSAEPPEVVKARNDNSHGTNFPDSPEPIYGTQFLPRKFKIAVTVPTDNSVDLFTNDIGVVVVSDGDGEPKGFNIYVGGGMGRTHRVEATFPRLAEPLGYVPKEDILYAIKAIVVTQREHGRRDDRKYSRMKYLISSWGIEKFRAVVEQYYGKKFEAICNLPEWEFKSYLGWHEQGDGALFCGLHVDNGRVKGTMKTMLREIIEKYKLNVRITPNQNIILCDIKHAWKRPISTVLAQGGLLQPRYVDPLNLTAMACPAFPLCPLAITEAERGIPDILKRVRAVFEKVGLKYNESVVIRITGCPNGCARPYMAELGFVGDGPNSYQIWLGGNSNQTSLAQVFLDKVKLHDLEKVLEPLFYHWKRKRQSKESFGDFTIRTGFEKLKELVDKWEGIPESSTRYNLKLFADRETYEAMDELARVQDKTAHQLAMEVIRGFVASQQNGKSE